A window from Sebastes fasciatus isolate fSebFas1 chromosome 22, fSebFas1.pri, whole genome shotgun sequence encodes these proteins:
- the LOC141760994 gene encoding uncharacterized protein LOC141760994: MPGDVVPAAAAPSLSTVSGEPTDVECPICYQEYNQYNKCPRMLECHHVFCTECLQRIQLCPCEPPDPRSPPAIPCPLCRHLTPLETGDALSLPCNSRILAKLPPVTFRLPVSMATRLATVTQRVVLSLEGDSRDTRLIILPTVSLRVQQMHPDRSYGAAPGLVGEEEVLQQSKKNLYCVQLLAVTFWVVFVITCVVGVVFGPHFFNRKL, encoded by the coding sequence ATGCCAGGGGATGTAGTcccagctgctgcagcaccCAGCCTCAGCACCGTCTCTGGGGAGCCCACGGATGTGGAGTGTCCCATCTGCTACCAGGAGTACAACCAGTACAACAAATGCCCCCGGATGCTGGAGTGTCACCATGTTTTCTGCACCGAGTGCCTCCAGAGGATCCAGCTCTGCCCATGCGAGCCCCCGGACCCACGCAGCCCACCAGCCATCCCCTGCCCGCTCTGCCGCCACCTCACCCCTCTGGAGACCGGGGATGCCCTCTCATTGCCCTGCAACTCCCGCATCCTGGCGAAGCTGCCCCCCGTGACCTTCCGCCTGCCCGTGAGCATGGCAACACGCCTGGCCACCGTCACCCAGAGAGTGGTGCTCTCTCTAGAGGGCGACAGCAGAGACACCCGCCTCATCATCCTGCCCACCGTGAGCCTGCGGGTGCAACAGATGCACCCGGACAGGTCGTACGGCGCGGCGCCGGGCCTGGTGGGCGAAGAGGAGGTCTTACAGCAGAGCAAGAAGAATCTGTACTGTGTGCAGCTGCTGGCTGTCACCTTCTGGGTGGTGTTTGTGATCACCTGCGTGGTCGGGGTGGTGTTTGGGCCACACTTCTTCAACAGGAAActttaa